DNA sequence from the Amblyomma americanum isolate KBUSLIRL-KWMA unplaced genomic scaffold, ASM5285725v1 scaffold_13, whole genome shotgun sequence genome:
CTTACGTGATTCTAATGCTTTCACTGTCTGCaacgatgaatagtcgccgccatctaaatgagtgctttgaaataatagtacagcattttgctgtgcgtgcacatattgtcccaggagtgcgacgattaggACAACTGCAACCCCGCGTTGAGGTTTcctacatggctgtgcgcaaacagtactgctcgtttgcgtgacaTAAAACGCCAGGTGCGTTATCCTTATCTTTagtattacgtactcttgctcacaaattgcactttcgCTCATTTACACACCGTGaaaacactgcaataagcaccgAGGATGCTATATTACCTGCTTGCGAAActcttcgcgtaggataccggcgctttcctCTAATTGTAtatgctttctcttatgtcaacaaaatttaattttagattgGTTTAGCTAAAAAtgcgttcggacattacttgaaataatgaaaacaaccagatttgttgtccacagtagacgccgacggctgccttctgcacatgctatgcagaccgggtcacatatatcggcactttccccttattgtactcgcgtcctgcgatgtaggcggTCATCGCTTTGAGGgtactgtagccaaaactacgctcaacagctatttgcaggcgctaatacttgcgaattcgctctccgcaatcgccgaaatcgcacacacgaaccctgcgcactcgctaggcctcgtcatgaaaggggccggcggtccatcGTCAACCGAAATTAAAGAATATCGGAAAatttcctcactgattagtaacaaaaTGTGAAGATCTGATATGTAGccacttgtttcgcttttttcaatGCGGATAAgatacacaagcgcagtttttccagccgtcgcctcaccgggcgtgaaactttcgctcggccgcacaaacccaggcgacggcggcgagcggcaccgtcgtgcggcgttttctgcccgtctcgcttgcctcgccgatcagttcaatgcgcaggcaccgaatgaaagcacatcttcgctggtgcatgcacatcgcgtatgtcgccatggctagcatgaggtccaataagttttaaaatttttaAGTTTATTCAATGAAATACCAACTAGTCCtctaccactctcttctggttcccactaagctgactctttaacattactacgatacgcgatcgttgatagcgctggcgtcgtcgtcggtctagtgcgacagaccagtgcgtcagcggcGGCATTTGCCATTTGCGTACCGATCAACCCACCGACcatcgatcgccgtcgcatcggcctatagtgtgaccggaccctacctataccgaagaaaaactgcattattatcgcttttgcggtaccagtcattcatatatgggggacgactgctacttcgatcgccggCGAAAGTGCAGGGTgcaatgagacctcgctgcgcatattgcggCAACGAGAGGAGACggcgttgctccgtgcatgtgctagtgacgtcgcgagagctttcaatattgcggtcgctgccagtgggaggagtctaccggtctcaatttcgatcggaTTTTTTGAAAAATACAgcacgtccagggcagccaaatttcgaaaattgaatcATAAGGTCTCGCATTAGTTACTAAAGCAGAAAACTTCAATATGAacaacgaccatgtcatggcccctttaagctacCTATACCTATGGGACCAAGGGTGCCAGAAAATTCGGGGAGCCCTaaagctctgcctttaagggtAAAACAGACAGCGTTAACGGTTCCCGCCTGTGTCTCTCCTTTTCAGATACTTGTGAACATAGACGGAGTTCGCTGTTTGTTTAATCACTAATTTTGTCCTTAATTTTTGCCACTATTATCTCACACATACTCAGTCACATACAGTAGTAAGCTGCCCTATCATCTGGAATACTACCTGACAAAGATACCTATAAAGCCTCGTTTTAACCAAGCGACACTAACATGCCTGTGTTGATTAGGAGTACCATGTTTTACTATGGATGAAAAGATCCCAGTGGGTTTGATTTCCATCTCACTCTCCCATCTCGAAGTTTACCTTGGTAAGCCCGAGTTGGCAGCTCCTGCCATGTCATGTGGCCTCGTGAGGACAGACAAGCTGCCGCCAAATCTGCCCCAGCCATGTCACGTGTACACGACCACCTGCCATAGCCATGGCCATAATTTTTCTTTGACAACGCTGACGACACCGGATTTTTTGAAGAATGAAGCCTTTAACACTTTCGCGTTAGTAAAGGGCCTTGTTCCAATAAAGGGCCTCGATTTTGGCAGCCTTGCTGCCATGGGTAGGGCAAGAGGGTTATCGCACAACTTCCACTCCACCCGTTTGATCATGTTCCATGCGACACTCGCTACTGAACATACATGTCTGTCACTACTGAAAAGGGTGGTGCTGGTGCACATCTCAACAATAGGTTACCTGCAGCAAATACCTACGGAAGAAAATTTAACAGCTGTCGTCTTAGCGTAGTTGATAGAGCACCAAACTTGCTATTCGGCGCTCATAGGTTTGCATCCCACTTTCTTTGTAATCAATTATCTCAATGATTACATTATTATTTTAAAAtgatcaacataaaaaaatttcCTATGCTTTCATTGATGTCAATGTCTCTAGGCTCCATTCAAAAGTGCAAGATACTGCTGTCTGAGAATGTCGCGATGTTTCACTGCCAGTTTAGATGAaccagaaattcataatttctaATCAGAGAGGTTTGAATAGAGTCAAATCTCGTTAGAACTAAGCCTAATTTTGGCCTAAAATTTTTTATACCCAACAATCGTTCTAAAGATCTCCAAAAGTCTTCAAATAAACCCAAGCAAAGGGTGCTCTCTGGGGGACAACCGAATGGTGTAATAACGCACAAGTGTTGAATTCAGAGCTTGGTATAAGCATGCGAAATATCGCTCTTTGCTCTGTGTTGGAGAGCATAAATGAACACTAGATGGGGATGCTGGCTCCGCCCAGATTTATTTAAGAAACAATGCAATCTTTGCTTGGTGCCACTGAGCAGTATTTGGGAGGACAAAATTCTCCATGAAATCAATTAAATGTAGAGATTTCTCCACATCAGGCCACAGGTACTTTCTGTAGGTAGCCCTTCAATTTCCTGGCCGTGTCGGCAGCCTCTGCGCTTTTTAGAGCTCATTCTTCACTTTCCGTTTCACTGTCATCATCCCTACTTGCATCATCTGCAAGAATCGGCCTCGTCAGCGATTTCTTGGTCGGTCAGTTCAGGTGCCACTACCAAGTTGTCATGAGCAGAGACTAAGTTCTCAAACGTAACATTCAGAAGCACCAGTCGACATGATGACAAGGTGATCATTCTTCATGTCTCCTGTGGAACGGATGTCAACAGATGTCTGCAATCTTCTGTCTTGCGTTCACAATTGTGGACTGAGTGCTAGATGCAACACTGAAGTTCTCTGTAATGTCCCCTTTTGCGCACGCTGTGAACTACCAAAAAATCGACTCAAATGAGACTACTTTGTGCTTCTGCATTGCCATTTTGCGCAACGGAGTTGATTAAGTCAAGGAGTGCAGCCCACTTGCGCGCAGGTCTCCACATGTGGCAGGGGCATGTGGCATGATGAGGCGATGGTTTGATCAAGTGCCGGTCATGCGTCTGTCAGCTTGATGCTAGTTCGTTCTGCCCCTATAAGGTGCGGCCTGTTAAAGCACGGTTCATTCATACACACTACTACTGTGGACTATTCAGATGATCGAAATATTGCATTTATTGAAGTTTTTACGGCTCCTTGTGCATTTTGAGCCATGCCAATacaaaaaaactgctccattaTAACGAATAGTGTGTAAGATTTTGCACTCTTCATTTCATTATACTGATAATTCGCTGTATCCATCTTCATTATAATGAAATTAAACTATGGTGAAAGTGCGAATCGAATAGAAAATGCTGTCTGAAATTTAGTCAGAATTTTTAATATGAATTTTCATACCTCTAATATTTCTTGCTTcagtcttgcttgcttgcctacAATAGCAGTGGAAGGAAAGTTATATGCTGATTGTATATTGAATTTGGCAATATATCATTGAATATATTTTTAATAACGACCAGATATGGACACCCCATGCTCGCTACATGAGTGGGCCACATTCAATTTTGTATAATGCTGTTTCATTTCCAGACAACTGTCAAGATTGTCATGTCTGCTGTGAATTACAGTGTGAGATAGCCTGTCGTTTCCTATGACATCGCCCTTAGTCGTGGCATTGCAGTTCCAGAGAAGTTTCATAAACTGTGGATATGGGTCGATTTGTCAGTCTCAGAAATTTAAAAGTTatggtttttaaaaacaactgaTTGGCATATCTGCTGCTAGGACCCGGAGCATAAGGCTCTCATCCCAGTGACCACATTACCTTCTGTTCAGGCCCCACATTATTTCTGAAATTTAATGCAACAGTGTTATCGATCCTTTGTCACAGAAAACTCTGCAGTGGCGTTGGACGGGGGTGGAAAATCCTGatgaaaaggaaaaataaaaaaattcaggatCAGCTCAGCAATGTTTAGATACATCAAATTTCTCTGAGAGGTGATAGTGGGAattgaatcctgtgagacaggcacACTACCCACAGGCCATGAAGCTTTCTATTTTTCTCTGTGGCCTGTTTTAACAGTTTACTACAGATCACAAACATATTATGTTGTGCAGCGCGCTCTCAAAATCAGGAGTGGACATGCGTTTCGCTTATATTAAAAATCTCGAACCTTTTCAGAATACACAGCTGCTCTACCGAGCTGAGACGCTTGTTGGGTTCAAGCTGGAAAAAGGTAGCCCTAATGAATGCGTGATGCGAATGGGACAGAGTAATGCAGTCGtgttatagtttttttttccctaAAAACACTCGACAACTTGTACTTTGTAGTGCAGCAACTAGTGCGTTCATCTCAGGGATACTGACCATTTTCAAATGGCAccgaagttaaaaaaaattatttctgtgctAAGCAATCAGTGTTTGGTGTAAACCAAATTGTGATACCTTTAGCCATACCAAAGCACTCAGAGCGATATGTGCAGTCTTTCTGTAATCATGGATTTTGAACATTTCAGGCTTCAACAGTCGGACAGTGCAGCTCCTGATGGAGATCAGAGTTGACATCAAAGAGCTCAAAGGGAATCGCGCAGCTGCTCTGCAGCATTGTCTTGGAGAAGAGCTGGTCCCACTGAGTTTCATGGGAAATGTTGAGGAGCTAGAAGAAATCCTTGGAGACCCTGACAGAAGGGCAGTTCTGGTAATCCAGACTtttcagttgttgttgttgtaaagGAATGTTTTTCGCATTGCAAATTTTATAATCTGATTCGTAAACCTAGAAATTCTGCAATCAGCATTGTATCTGTGGGCACTGTGTTCACTGGTTATTCAAAATTATGTGGTTTCTTGGTGCTTGAGTTCGCGCGGTGAAAAGATGAGCTCAGAATCACCTTGAGTACAGCTTTAAGCCAAAGCTAAAGTGGCTATGgcttatacctgtgctacacgggcgtttcgaatgccttccaaacgaatggCATTCAACTCGACTGCCAaacctgcgctgctacacgacgtttttgaacggcattCGGCTCACATGACATTCCAGTCGACGGAGCTCAGCagagacattcgagattttggaatgccttcgaggcgcaagcgcgactactctctaccgcagtggatatgcgtctcttagaacaccaacgagccctccggaggacctacccgcctccccacaaagaccttagtaaacagcagtcggttgcctggagacaactacagactaatacataccccaatctgagtttactcagcaaaatctatccatccacttatgaaaacaaatgcccgctatgcggtgaacacgcaacgctttaccacgttacatgggcctgtcagaaaatgcaggcagcgccgataaacaacacacctacaccggagcagtgggaggctgcgctgtccagctcgaagcctgaagagcagctcaagctgatcgacagggctcgcaagactgcaaaggccgctggggccctggactgagggctccacctacgctgcgaaaaATAACCctaatacaataaagtttttcattcattcattcatactctctaccgcagcgtcttcgcgccataggtggcaacaaaagttttgaagagcaaatacgtttaaacgatgaaattctaaatactatttatatacactacacggatcttttccagaagttttgttagcaagcaaatatttaccgcatacgctggaacccatcgtaggaaagaaaggcagccattttgacccggtgccagttttttcactttgtgctgttgcttttgctgtgttttgtctttttattttgtgtgcgacTGTGCGTCtgtagccctgtctacatgaacccgatagagtcgagtagagttagcttgtcgggtaaaaaaccagttgccgggttcatgtagacgctgtcgggtcgagtaaaataagcggcagagcgagtcgagttaactcgcctgcagggggtaggttaactcgcctgacccgcctttccaaaaaccatgtatacgcagtcgggtcagggagtcgggtaacggggaactctgggaaagatttcggtcatgtgaccagtcgaccaaaatggcagccgccgtcggtccccgcgctgtttccacccgagcttcttggaccgaccgggaaGTAGAATGTTTTTTAGCGCTGATCAGTGAGAAAAAagtgagcgaggcgctggacagcagacggcagcgcaatCAAGATGTTTTCAAAGatctgcaggccgaaatggccaatctcggctaccactggacgtggcagcagttgcggaactgctggaagaatttgaagaagcgattcacggccgtgagtataaacattccctcagccgaatttcgacacccatacggaatgatacgacgttgcagcaaaattctgtcttgtgtgacaggaacggttggagcaagagagaagtggagctgcaccgtcggcttggaagtggtatgaccacaTGAGCGCGCTTCTCAGCCACAGGCCGATGGTGCAGGCTCGCGAGTACGGCGTGGACTCGCAAGATGTCCCACCAGACTACGGCGACAACTCGCAGCTAGGCAAGTATACACCCAAATGTGTTTTCACGCTCGTTTACTTTTATGTGATGTAGCATGTCAGCAGCGCCGAAGTCGGCGACTCGGTGCTGCGTTGTTTtggtgagcgctgatttgaatgccGCAACGTAGAGCGGTTAACGCAGTTTCAATCAGCTTTCGCATTTCTAATAGCGTGATCATTTACAACCCCCTGTAtttatgcatgctttctttttattacttGCCAAAGAGTGACATTTATTTTGCTTCACCGGAGAGGTACAAACAGTGGTGTGTTTATCTGATGTGAAAACAATAGCGATCACATTAATAATCAGGGGTCCTCCTGACACTTTGACTTCTGCACCCTTTTGTGTTGTTCGAAAACACATTTATATTTCTTGTATGTGGTTTCtgagacaaataaaaaagaagatcTACATTCCAAACACGGCTGtataatgtatttatttatcacattacccaaAGTGCCTGTTTGGCAGTACAGTGGAGGGAGAGAGTTACAACATAATCATACAATATAGTGGCAGGGAAAAAATTCTCACGGAAAATACATTGCAACATAATTtgatacaaacacaagcataaaatTACAGCAATGCGGCAAACAATTCATTAGATTTTGTTGAAATGACTTCCTGGGGCAACTTATTctattcatttattgtttttggaaCGAATGACATTTTTAGTTAATCAGTAGTGCATTTAACTTCTTTTACTTTGAAAGTGTGGTCCCTTTTTGCAGACATATAGTCTGGTGGAAATAATGGTCACGGTCAGTACCTGTTTTAGAATGGTATATAGTTCGGAAGAATTTCTGCCTAAGTACATATCTGCGTCCCTGCAGTGAAACCCATCCGAAAGACTTCTGCGTTGCTGACACACTGAAATTTTTGCTGtaagtatttaaaacaatgtggacagccaGGATTTGGGCCTTCTGTAATTTATCAATATTTTTTAGTTTCAGGGCCCCATACTGTGCACGCATACGCATACTGTGCACGTATAGGCCTTACGTTAGTTGTGTATAGCAGTTCTTTACTTTGTAAAGGAAAACGCTTGGAATTCCTGCATAAGAAAGTCAAAATTCGACCTGCTTTTGCAGTTATTTAATTGATGTGCCTATGCCAACACAGATCACTACTTAAATACCcactgagatatttgtattcggtgaCGGACAACAAATTCAGGTGACCTTTTCTTAGTAAAACACCTATAGAGACTTTTCCGGAGATTAATAGTGACGCCCCATTTATCATACCATTTAGAAATTCTGTCAAGGTCGCATTGCAAAGCATCACGTTCAGCAGGAACAGAAACAGTTCGGTACaaaacagtcatctgcgaacagccCTAATGTAGACGATATACCAGcgaaaatgtcatttataaaaattacaaataaaagtggtcccagaactgacccttgtggtacagtcgcaagtaaaaaatattagcacaaatcactgccgatcagaatttgtatatctcgccatgcggcgctgtggtttgcagacctgcctatcgggccgttTCCATATTTTCAGCAGGGGGGGGACggacggcaggaagtaagctttatgaagcgtgccattgcccgagcgtcgaagtgccgaccctacgtgactgtgcatgcggcatttattttggctcagTTATCATGGGCAAACATggattcttttttattactgtttttttatgtccgtgatggtttgtcaaaaggaactcgctCGGGATGATAGAGCtacttttagccagtattacacaagcaagaaaaacagagagtttatttttctgatgcaactaattcacacaggtcactttgttgggaaagtgtagtaacattattaacaggagcactatcccatcaattcagggaaagaagggaggaggacagccagttcgctgtcgtgatgcgtgagcaaacacgtcgttgcactaatggcgtgcgtAGGCCCCACCGACcgtcacaacgctttgaaggcgctcagggaaggagtcaaacaggctgcttgcaaggtcaggaagagcctggagcctgctccattcctcttgaaccgccgcccaaatGATATCTGGTGATGATTTGTGCATCTGCCTTACagctagtcgctttttcattaatccCCATATATTctcaattatattcaaatctgctccTTTTGGAGGCCATGGcaactcctggatgcagagctgttcaagcagttaccaAACGCAGCACGGCTGAGGCTGcttgcaaaaataactgccaaacaagcaaaaaaaaacaactatcctattcttcacccGTTGCCTGTGGGAGCAAGGCTGCGCTAAACAAAAGaaagggcgagacagaaaaataaattttgctgggccgtgacagtccgctgaacccccctaatactgcagaatgggaacggcccggcactctcgttatcagcctctttGTCATCCGCAGCCCCACGcattgtcattccggcgctcaggtgttccgtcatgtgtgctaatctCTTTTACTCGTGACTGTACTCCTGAGGTCACAGCAACATCGTCCGATATTTCACCACTAACCACCGCCCTAAGTTTTCTTAAATGAGGGTACACTTTGCTCCACGCTACTACTTTACTGCTAATGTTATACAATGATAATTTTTCTAGTAATGAAGTATGTGGTACAACATCAAACGCTTTCATAAAATCGAGAAACATGCACTCAACAGAAACTGCTTTATCTAAAGAGCTAGCTATATCATGGGCAAGTTCAGTTAAGTGTGTGACACATGAAAACACTACAAAACCCATGTTGGTTATTATTTATGAGGGAAAACTTAAGATGGTGTACAATGTAAAAAATACATGCTCCAAAACCTTGAAAACTGCACTTGTGAGGGATACTGGGAGATAATTTGAAGCCAGATTACATGGCCCTGATTTATGAATCGGCACAACATACGCCATTTTCCAATTATTGGGCAAATCACTGTCTTCAAGTGATTTTGAACATCACTCGGTTAATGCATGCATAGTAGGGCTGTTCAAgatacgagtgaaaaaaaaaaaggctggcagtTATAGTATGTCTACACTAACTGCAAAATGCAATAATACTTTGGTTTCAAGTAGGTGATGCATGGTACAAAAGCAAAACTGTTTTCAGTACTAAAGATGACAGAGTAGCTGccgcagtggcccagtggttatggcgctcggctggtgacccgaaagacgcgggtttgatgccggccgtggcggtcgaatttcggtggaggtgaaattcgagaggcccgtgcactgtgtgatgtcagtgcacgttacagaaccccaggtggtcgaaatttccgcagcccgtcactacggcgtcccttatagcctgagtcgctttgggatgttaaactccaaaaaccaatccaaaccaaaaGATGACAGAGAACACATTAACTCAGGACAGACGTGAACTGCGAAGTGAAGAGTATTGCCGAGCCAAGCTCTCTGTGACAACCACACATTGCCAGATACAATCCACAacataaggaactaggcagtacacAGGATTCCACATGATATATCAGAAGCAACATGTGGCACACACAGTCGCATATATTATGAGGACTATCATAATAGTCTGTCTGAAGCAGAGAACATTTCAAGCCCATTCAGTCAAAAGACACTGTAGTTCAGTTGTCACCAAAACCAGGAAAGCAGTCATTATTGTACAGCCAAATAAAATAATCCCAAGACTGCTGAGATATTGAAAGCATTATTAATTTTTCAGGCTACTAAAAACAAATGCCTTTTGCCTGAGTATTGCTTGTTGTGGTGCTCTTCACATAAGTGGCTGTGCAAAATGGACGTGCTTGATATAATGTGTGGGATCTTCTTTGCTGCCTACTTCCACAAGATGCAAGTTGTGTGTGGTAAATGCCGTAAAAAGTTGCTTGACAACAAAATTCTACTGACACCTCATGCCTATCCTGTGCTACTGTGCTCATCGTTCCGGTCTTCTGTGCTAACAATTTTCTGCTCAATGCACTttagtgttcgaacccgaccgcggcagctgcatttcgatgaaggcgaaacgttaaggcgcgcatgtgctgtgcaatgtcagtgcaggttaaagatccccaggtggtgaaattattccggagccctctactctcttgcttcctttcttcttttactccctcctttatcccttcccttatgcacAGTTCAGgtggtccaccgatatgtgagacagatactgtgccatttcgtttcccccaaaaccaattttcattttcactttagCGGAAGCTACTTGTGCGAATCGGGAAGTTATGGGCTAAATAATTGCTCAGGCAGTCCCTTACATCCGACTGTTGGGTGCCTGCATAAGGCCTGCTGACGGGCTGCGGAAAGTCTTCCGATTCAGTAGATGAAACAATGGCACCCCAGGAGTCCTCATAGGTTTCTGAATGCTGCTCACAAAAGTTGTGTAGCACGCATGCTGTGAGGGCAACAGTGGGCACAAACTTATAATTTATGTCTGTGCGCTTAAGTAAAACGCGCCAACGCCCCTTCAACCTGCCGAATGCCTGTTCTACAACATTCCTCCCAGTGCTGTGGTACACGTTGAAGGACTCAGCTTCTTTCGATAGCCTCCCTGTGTAGCCTTTCAAGATCCAGGGCAGTGGGGGATACGCAGGGTCAGCGAGAAGCATGAAGGGAAGAAGCTTCCCCTCAAAGAGCTGGCTGCCCTTTGGCAACAGTTGGTCGCTGTTCTTGTAGAGTTTCGACATCTTAAATGCTGTTGAGTCATGCGCACTGCCTGGTGcaaggcatgaaatgctgcgaaacctgaatgcagaaaaaatgggATGCACGTCAAGACAAAGAAGCTTTTGAAGGCTATCATTTACACCATCTATTAGGTGCTAAAGcactggtgcaaaataaaagcaataagtTTATATTTGAATTGCACTAAAGGGAAGCAAAACTAGTCAGCAAAACAATGTCAAAAAGGAAATAGAAGTATTTACAAAATAtcttgaaaaagcaaaaacaaattgcagaCCACCCTGAATTGCATTCTAAAAACTTTGTGGCATCACTGCCACGAAATGTGCCACTGGACACATCCACAGGAGCTGTGTTGAGCTCGTTTCTGccatctttatatatttttttgctataGCTATGATCCTAATTTCAAATTATCCATGTGTTGCATTCATATACCTTGTTTTTATTTAGGTGCCAAAAAGTTAGTACAGGTTTAAAAGAAAtagttcacaagcaaactgtacaACACCACTAGATTGCTCAGTGGGAAGTGTGCTGAAAGTCTGCAGTGAGATTTTAAAGGCAAATAAATTACTTATGGATGTCCCACAGTTTAAATAGAACAAGATACATGCACTACAGTACCAACAAATGGATGCCATGTTAGTCAATCATGATAAGCATATCTTGGGAGAGGTCCTAGCACACAAGAATGTCAAGTTTGAAAATTCGTCATGCCTGTCCTTGCAcacaagcacaacaaaataattatcTGGCTTCGAATTTCAGAGTACTTAGTGTGAAACACTTCATCAGCATGCTTCATTACTGTTTTCCGTAAGTTTCAGTTGTTGCTGTTGCATACAAACAGCAAAGCTTAGTTCCAATAACGAATAAACAAATATACTCACAGTCCACGGTCGTCCACGACTGCCTGCATGTTGTAGGATGCCCACATTTTGCGATTAATAAAGTCTCTGTACCCTTTTCTTGGTGCAGTGATAGGAATATGAGTGCCATCAATGGCACCACATATCTGTGGGATGTGGCACTTCTCAGACAACCTCCTGCCAATCAATGTGGCCTCTTCAGTTGATGGCAGGTAGATAAATTTGTTTGAAAGGTGCCTTTTTACGGTAATGCagaaaaggtacaaaaatttcTGCACAGTGCTTTTGTGAATTCCGAACTGATTTGCAACTACTCGGTACTCACAACAGCTAGCCAGTTTGTACAGTGCAATTGCAATTCTTTTGTCAACTGGCACTGGCTCTCGAACGTAATTACATTCTGGTGACATAAATGGAGCAAGGGCAGCAACCAATTCACAGAAATTTGCCCGTGACATTCTGAAGTTTTCTTTCCATTCACCATCGTCAAAGTTGGAGCAAACAATATTGTCCCACCAATCACTACTTCTGTTCTTCATCCACATGCGCCGCTTTGGTGGTGGTGCCAGGGATTCCAGTCCTGCAAGATACCTGGTGTTATCAATTtgacacgcactttttttttcactacctttttATGAGTATGCACAAACTGCAGGCTAGTGCGTGGATATCACAGTCCTAAAAACGAGTGTCACAAAAGATGCCATGGTGCTACATAAGGTATTGGAAAGCATGAACTCTGGTGCTTGATTTTTAGTAT
Encoded proteins:
- the LOC144111906 gene encoding uncharacterized protein LOC144111906; protein product: MAAAVGPRAVSTRASWTDREVECFLALISEKKVSEALDSRRQRNQDVFKDLQAEMANLGYHWTWQQLRNCWKNLKKRFTAERLEQERSGAAPSAWKWYDHMSALLSHRPMVQAREYGVDSQDVPPDYGDNSQLGKYTPKCVFTLVYFYVM